The Trinickia caryophylli genomic sequence CGGAATGAGCACGACGGCCGCGAACCATGAGGCGATCAGCGCGATCGCCGAGACTTCGAAAATCGACCGCGTATATTCTCCGGTGCTCGATTTCGCCAGTGCGATCGGCAAAAAGCCCGATACCGTCACGAGCGTGCCGGTGAGCATCGGAAACGCCGTGCTGGTATAGGCGAAGGCGGCTGCACGCGCGCGGCTCCAACCTTGCTCCAGTTTCACCGCCATCATTTCCACGGCGATGATGGCGTCGTCGACCAGCAGGCCGAGCGCCAGCACGAGGGTGCCGAGCGAGACCTTGTGCAACCCGATGTCGAAGACGTACATGCACAGCGCCGTGACGGCCAGCACGATCGGGATCGAAATGGCGACGACGAGCCCCGTTCGAAGGCCGAGCGAAACGAGGCTCACGACCAGCACGATGGCGACGGCTTCACCCACGGCTTCGAGAAAATCGTTGACCGAGTGCGATACCGCATGCGGCATGCTCGATACTTCTGCAAGCGTGAGGCCCGCCGGCAGATGCTTGCGCAGTTCGTCACGCTTGGCGTCGAGCGCGCGCCCGAGACGGATCACGTCGCCGCCGGGCTGCATCGTGACGCCGATGCCGAGCACGGCGTGCCCGCTCGCACGCATTTGCGTGACCGGCGGGTCGTCGTAGCCGCGCTCGATTTTGGCGATGTCGCCGAGGCGGAAGGTACGCTGGTTGATGCTGATCAACGTGTTTTCGAGCGCGCGGACGTCGTTGAACTGGCCGCTCGGACGCACGAACACGCGGTCGTTGGCCGTCGTCACCGTCCCGCTCTCCGATACCGCGTTTTGCGCATTGATCGCCTGGGCGATCTGCTGCGGCGAAATGGCAAGCCGGGTCAGCGTCGCATTGGGAATTTCGATGAAGATGTGCTGATCGGGATCGCCGAAGTAGTCCACCTTGGCGACGCCGGGCACGCGCAGCAGCACAGTACGCAATCGGTCTGCGTAGTCGTGCAGCTGCGCGGGCGAAAAGCCGTCGCCTTCGAGCGTGTAGACGTTCGTGTAGACGTCGCCGAACTCGTCGTTGAAGAATGGGCCGACCGTGCCGGGCGGCATTGTGGCGGCGATGTCGCTGACCTTCTTGCGGACTTGATACCAGGTTGGGGCGACGTTGCTGACCGGTGCCGAATCCTTCATCGTGAAGAAGATCATCGATTCGCCGGGGCGAGAGTAGCTGCGCTGGAAGTCGATGTCGGCGGTGTCCTGCAGCTTGCGGCCGATCCGGTCGGTGATCTGCTCTTGCACCTGACGCGCTGTCGCGCCCGGCCAGAGCGTGCGAATCACCATGACCCGGAACGTGAACGGCGGGTCTTCGGACTGAGCGAGGCGCGTATAGCCGAGGATGCCCGCGAGTGTCGCCAGCGCAATCACGAAGATGACGAGCGATTGATGACGCAGTGCCCACGCTGAAAGGTTGAAGCGGTCTTCGCTGCCGTGCGCGCTCGCAGCCGGTGCCGGATCGTGGCCCGAACGATGCGCCTCGTTGCGATCGGAGGTGCTCATGACGCGAAATCCTCCGGGTGCAGCGGGGCAACGACACGGACATGCTCGCCCGCGCTCACGGCGTGCACGCCTTGAAGGACGACGCGCTCGCCGTCCGCGAGGCCGGTCGCGACGGAAATGGTGCGCTCGTCGTAGCGCGCAACCTCGATGGGGCGCAACTCGAGCGTATCGCTGCCCGCACGTACGACCCAGACCGCAGGCCGCTCGCCCTGATGGAAGAGCGCCGTGCTCGGCAATGTATAGCGATGGCCTGGCGCGCCGGCGCTCGCGGCTTCGAACGAAACATTGGCGGTCATGCCGAGCCGCACGTCAGGGCCCGGGGCCTGCATTGTGAGCTTCACCCGGTAGGTGCGGCTTTGCGGGTCGGCCGCGGGGGCCACCTCGCGCACGCGGGCCGCGAAGGATTTGCCGGGCAGGGCCGGCAAGGTCACGGTCGCGGTCCGCCCCGCGCCCAGCGCACCGAGCGCGCCCTCGGGCGCGTCGCAGACAACGTCGGTTTCCCCGCTCCAGGCAAGGTGGTAGACGGCTTGCCCGGCCGCCACATTCTGGCCCGTATCCGCGTCTTCCGCCGTAATGACGCCTGAATGGTCGGCATCGAGCGTCGTGTATCGAAGTTGATCCGTGACGAGCGCAAGCTGCGATTGGGCGGCATCGCGTTGGGCACGCGCCGCGGCATAGGCATCCTGCGTCTGCTCCAACTGGGCGGGTGCGATCAGGTTTTCCTGCGCCTGGGCGCGATCGCGCTCGAGCTGTTGTTTCGCATACACGAGGCGGTGGGCGGCAGCATCGAGTTGGGCCTGCGCGTTTGCGACGTTTTTCTGCGCGTCGGCAGGGTCGAGCTTAGCCACGCGTTGCCCCGCCTTGACGGTATCGCCGAGCCGCACGAGGCGCTCGGTGATCTTGCCCGCCACCCGAAACGACAGCGGCGTGCTGTAGCGAGCCTCTATCTGCCCCGGCAACGTGGCTTTCGGGGGCTGACCGTCGGGATGAACGGCCACGGCGACCACCGGTTTCGGCGCCTGGGCTTCCTCGTGCCGGGAATGACAGCCTGCGAGCGCAAGCGCGCCGAGGGCAACGAGCGCGAGGGAGCAGCGGCGCGCGAGCGGGCTGCCGACGGACATGGGCGAACGCGCAGGGCGCGGCGCGGCGATATCGGGTCGATTCACGATGCTCCCGAGGGCAGTGAGAGTGAAAAAAGAGGCGACGCGTGAAACGCGACAGGCGGCTGACAATCGCAACGGGGCTCGCTTGTCCTGAGGTGCCGGCGCATTCTAATACAGATCTGTATTTGAGTGCAAAGATGAATTTTAACGCCGGGCGATGCTACACTTGCAACATGAAACGAGTCCGCCTTACTCGCGAGCAGAGCCGGGATCAGACGCGCGAGCGCCTGATCGAGGCTGCGCGCATCACATTCCTCGAAAAGGGGTATGCCACCACGAGCGTGGAGGATATTGCCTCGGCAGCCGGCTATACGCGCGGCGCGTTCTATTCCAATTTCGAGGGCAAGCCAGAACTGCTGATCGAGGTGCTGAGGCGCGACCATGACCGGATGCAGGCCGACTTTCAAGCGATCATGGACGACGGCGGCACGCGGACGGAGATGGAAGCGCGCGCGCTCGCCCATTACAGCCAGTTGTTTCGTGACGACGCCTGTTTTCCCCTCTGGGCCGAAGCGAAGTTGCTCGCGGGGCGCGATGCGCAGTTCCAGGAGAGCTTCAACGCCTTTCGTCGCGAAAAGCTCAAGTGGATCGCCGCGCATATCGAGGCTTTTTTCGCGCTTACCGGCGCGCCCCTCTCTATGCCGGCCGACGTTCTGGCGCTCGGCCTCGTCAGCCTGTGCGACGGCGTGCAGTCTTTCCGAATGTCCGACCCGCAGCAGGTAACGGATGATCTGGCCGAATCGGTATTGGCGACCTTCTTTTCGAAGGCCATCCTGGGCTGAACCGCGCCAATCCGAAAATTCGAAACGGCTTTTTGCCGGCCCGGTCGTATAACTGTTCTGTAGCACGACTCCACACCCCTGTGCTGGAGCGAGCGCAGTACAGGAGCGATATATGACCAAAGGGTCTATGGGCGTAGCCGTACGATATCCAGCCAACGAATTCATTCTGCGGGAGAACGCAAAACGCCTGGTCAACGCGGGCGTCGAGGCGCAGAGACTGAAACGGGACAACCCCTATCTGCAGGAGACGCTCAGAAGGCTGGAGCAGATCCAGGCGGAAGCGCGTCAGACGATGAGCGAGGTGAGCGCGCACAATGAGCGCAGGCTGGCCGCGCTGCACGGAGCGACAAGAAAAAACGACAGGCGACTCCTTGACCAGATGCATCAGCTGCTTCCCAGGATCGAGCAGCGGACCCGGTACAGGGCCGAGGCGCCAAGCCACAAGGAAAGCAGACAACTTGTCCTGGCCACGCGGGAAGCCATTGCGCGAGAGGAGGCGATAGAGCAGCATGCAAAGGACCTGCCTGACTCGCTTGCGGCTGTGGTCCGGCCAAGCCCGGGCGGCGTGGCCTCGAGGCTGGACTGCTCGTCGCGAGGAGGCGCGGGCAGTTTCAGCTTGATTGGCTCGTCGGCTTTCGAGAAAGCGGCTGAAATCCAAAGTACTGCGGATCTCAACACGACGCGCGCCCTCGATCAGCGCTACTTCAAAACGGATTTCGTGGCGACGGCCGAGTCCCTGGCGCTCCCCTATATCGAAGCGGTCCTCGCCACCCTGCACGAGAACGTTGCAACGCAATTCCTCGATAAACTCGGTGCCGGCGAACTCGGTAGGGAGGTGGCCGACGGTCTCGAGCGCCTGCGCGAGGGCGTGGGCGCATCGATCACGCTCGCCAGGAATATCCCGCTCGCAGGCGCCGTGACGGACGCGCTGAATGTGACCGTTCCCGACGCTGCGGTGACGGTGCTCCAGGATTTCGCCCATCCGGCAAAGATGGCGCTCGACGCCGTTGTCGCCCACCTTCCGGCGCACGGTCTGTTTGCCGCCGCAGCCAGTGTGCAAAGCCTCGCGATGCCCGTGACGAAGCTGATTCAGCCGCTCGCGTCACTGGCCGCGCTGCTGAGCAGATATCCGCAGATCGATGCGATGCATGCGCTTAGTCAACGCCTTCGCGCCGGCGGAGCCTGCCGTGATGCGGCTTTTCAGATCGTCGACAAATGGGAGAACGGCCTCGTCGACAAGATCGGCGCGGGCAACCCGCTGTCAGCGTTCATCACGGCGATGAAAAGCGTTTGCGGCGAAAAGCCGGGCGACCGAACGGAGGGCCCTGCGCAACTGTTGTGGACTGCCGCGCAAAGCTCGCCGACAGGCAAAAGCGCAGACCGTGACGAGGCGCTGCTCGTGCTGGCCACGCTTTTCGGCGGCGGCAACGCGGCGAGCGGAGTCGACGAAGCCGTTGCCGCCGCCGTCTCGGACCAGGCATCGGGCATCGCGGCGATCGATCGCAGAATCGAGCGCTTGCTCTGACCACGGGCCCGCAGGCTGCCTTCCGGCGTGCCGCAGGTCGGGCCGTGCGGCGCTCAGGACGAAACCCCCGGCCCGTAATTGGCGCTGATCAACCGGCCGGCGGATGCGGCATCCGCGTAATCCTGCTCCGGCAATCCGTCGAGGATCGCCAGCAGTTCATTGCTCGCGCCGGCGTCGCGAGCGACGCGCACGATCTCGTCCTTGTTCGCGGGGTAATCGACTGCCCGCAGGACGTCGGCAATCTGAAGGTCGATCGGCTCGCCGGGGATTTCGGATGTCGTCATGGTCTGAGTTCCAGTTCTTGTGTCGATGGGCGCCGCGCGCGGGTGTCGTCACGTGTCGTCATGTCTTGGCCCGCGGCGCGCGAGCCGTGAAGCGGCCGGCGAGTCCGTGTGCCTTCGGCAGTTCGATACGCATCCAATGCTCGTGCTCGGCGCTTACACCAGCGGGCGCGCCCGGGACCGGCGCGGCTACAGGCGCCGCGTTGAAGGCGGCGCGGCCGACCAGCCCGTCGAGCGCCGTGGTATGGTTGGACGGGGCGAATGGCGATGCGGCGAGCAGTGCTATGGCCGTTAGTGTCGAGACTTTCATTGCCCGACCTCCTTCTCGAATCCGCGCCAGACCGAAAACCGTCGGCCAACGTGGCAGGCAAGACGATGCATAACGCATGCCTGCGGCAGCGGGGCGCTAGCGCAGCACCTCGAAGCGCGTCCACGGCCACGATGGCCGATCGCGCATGTAACCGTTGAGCCAATTCCACTGCGGATGGCGTTTCATGAATGCCTGCGCGTCGAACGGGCGCCCGCACGGATGCCCCCAACGTGCCCAGAACGCGAGCTCGCGCGCCATCTCGCTGTCGACGACCTTGCCGTCGTTCGCGCCCCACGGATTGAATGGCCCGAGATCGGAGCCGCCGAAACGGGCATCGTCGAGTTCCAGGTGCCCGCAGATCGTGCGCGAGCAGGGGTTGTCGGCCCGATCGAGATAGACGTCGTGATGGTCGGCGATCATTTCCTTCGCGAGTTCGACGTCGATCTTGCCGCGATGCATCTGCTCGAGCTGCATGAAGCGAAGGCGGCGCGCACCGTTCTTGCGTACGTCGGTGTAGTCTTCGCCCTCGTCCGCGCATTCCTGGTTGCGGATCTTCAGGTCTGTTGCCGTGTTGTAGCCGCTGTAAAAACCGTCTTTTGTGCTTTCGAAGCCGGAGTAATGGAGCCCCAGCTCATAGCGCGCGATTTCACCCGTCTTCGCGTCGCCAAGCAGCCAACTGTTGGCGTAGCCGCCGTTGTTGCTTCGCGCGAACATTTCGCACCATTCCCCGATCGAATTGGCATATTGCGTCGCCCTGCGCGAGCGGTAGAACTCCGGCGCGCCGGATGGCTGATAGCCGGCGAAGTTCGAGATCGTCGTCTCCGTCACCATCAGTCCAGCCGAGGTCAGCCAGAAGTCCGTGAGGCTCGAAATGCAACCCGGCAGACCTTGCATCAGGATCCGGTGGCCGGTGTCGGGCACGATGTCGAATACCACATTGAACGCATCGCCCGCCGCGTAGCGATCCCACGAGTTGTGGGCCATGACGATGCGCCCACCCCGGGTGGCGCTGCCGGTTGCGATGAACGCGCTGCAGTGATGTCCGCGCCGGCCTCGCCACAGCTTGCCGCCGAGCCGTGGGTCGCGCGCGGCAACCTGCGTCGGCCACCAGCTTTGCAGGAGGTCCATATATCCGTTCCATGCCAGTACCTCGGCGAACGGGACTTTCGCGCCGTCGGCAATGCCCTGGATCTCGTCCGCGAACTCGGTGTCGAGCTGCCGGGAGAACTGCTCGAGCGCGGCGCGCGTGAACGTTTCGAACTCCTCGCCCGTGTCCCAGCGCGCCAGATACCTGGCGGTGCGGATCGCGTTCTGGATCTCGGTTGCCAGCAGCTTGCCGTGCTGCTCCCCGCGGTCGTACGGCTCGCCTTCGATGTGGACGAAAATCCAACCCGCGTGGTCACGGCGCACGGCATCGAGGGACGGTTCGCTCATCTTCGCTCCGAATTCGACGAATCGACGAATCAACGAATCGGCCGGGAGCACGCTTCGCCTGCCGTTTCTTGACGGCCGGCCGGCGAGGCCTCGCAGCCTCGTTTCATTGTAGAAAAATTGCCGGGCTTTGCCATCGGCCGGGACGTGCGTTCGGACGCGAACGCCTACACTGCGGGATTCATCCGACGGTAGGCATCGAGCAGCGCGGTCTTGTAGACGGCCCCCACGAGCTTCGGCTCGCGAACGCTCGCGATGACCGGCAGCCGTTCGCCCTGAAACACCAGGAAGTGCTGCAGCGCGACGCTGATCGGCATGTCCGGCGTGAGCGTGGCGAACTCGGGCTGGAGATAGTCCGCCGCAGTGCGCGACGAGGTGTCGCGCTTGTCGAGCAGATCGGACGTGATGTCCTTCAGCGCGACGACGCCGCAAAAACGGCCGCTCTCGTCGGTGACGTACAGGTACTTCACCGGGTATTCGAGGAAGAGGCGCGTCATTTCCTGCACGGGCGCGTTGAGCGGCACGATCGTGTTGGCCGGCTTGATGAGCTCGCGCATCTGTGTGGCGCGCAGGCGCATGCGCTCTTCCTCGTCCGCGAGGCGGCGCAGCGTGATTTCGTACATCGAGGTCTTGCCGATCGCGCGCGCGACGAAGTAGGCGACGACACACGACAGCATCAGCGGCAGAACCACCTGATAGCTGAGCGTCATCTCGAAGATCATGAGGATGGCCATCAGCGGCGCCTGCGTGGCGCCCGCAAGGAAGGCACCCATGCCGACCATCGCGTAGGCGAACGCGCCCGACGTACCGTGCGGCCAGAGG encodes the following:
- a CDS encoding efflux RND transporter periplasmic adaptor subunit yields the protein MSVGSPLARRCSLALVALGALALAGCHSRHEEAQAPKPVVAVAVHPDGQPPKATLPGQIEARYSTPLSFRVAGKITERLVRLGDTVKAGQRVAKLDPADAQKNVANAQAQLDAAAHRLVYAKQQLERDRAQAQENLIAPAQLEQTQDAYAAARAQRDAAQSQLALVTDQLRYTTLDADHSGVITAEDADTGQNVAAGQAVYHLAWSGETDVVCDAPEGALGALGAGRTATVTLPALPGKSFAARVREVAPAADPQSRTYRVKLTMQAPGPDVRLGMTANVSFEAASAGAPGHRYTLPSTALFHQGERPAVWVVRAGSDTLELRPIEVARYDERTISVATGLADGERVVLQGVHAVSAGEHVRVVAPLHPEDFAS
- a CDS encoding DUF3422 domain-containing protein, encoding MTKGSMGVAVRYPANEFILRENAKRLVNAGVEAQRLKRDNPYLQETLRRLEQIQAEARQTMSEVSAHNERRLAALHGATRKNDRRLLDQMHQLLPRIEQRTRYRAEAPSHKESRQLVLATREAIAREEAIEQHAKDLPDSLAAVVRPSPGGVASRLDCSSRGGAGSFSLIGSSAFEKAAEIQSTADLNTTRALDQRYFKTDFVATAESLALPYIEAVLATLHENVATQFLDKLGAGELGREVADGLERLREGVGASITLARNIPLAGAVTDALNVTVPDAAVTVLQDFAHPAKMALDAVVAHLPAHGLFAAAASVQSLAMPVTKLIQPLASLAALLSRYPQIDAMHALSQRLRAGGACRDAAFQIVDKWENGLVDKIGAGNPLSAFITAMKSVCGEKPGDRTEGPAQLLWTAAQSSPTGKSADRDEALLVLATLFGGGNAASGVDEAVAAAVSDQASGIAAIDRRIERLL
- a CDS encoding C45 family autoproteolytic acyltransferase/hydolase, yielding MSEPSLDAVRRDHAGWIFVHIEGEPYDRGEQHGKLLATEIQNAIRTARYLARWDTGEEFETFTRAALEQFSRQLDTEFADEIQGIADGAKVPFAEVLAWNGYMDLLQSWWPTQVAARDPRLGGKLWRGRRGHHCSAFIATGSATRGGRIVMAHNSWDRYAAGDAFNVVFDIVPDTGHRILMQGLPGCISSLTDFWLTSAGLMVTETTISNFAGYQPSGAPEFYRSRRATQYANSIGEWCEMFARSNNGGYANSWLLGDAKTGEIARYELGLHYSGFESTKDGFYSGYNTATDLKIRNQECADEGEDYTDVRKNGARRLRFMQLEQMHRGKIDVELAKEMIADHHDVYLDRADNPCSRTICGHLELDDARFGGSDLGPFNPWGANDGKVVDSEMARELAFWARWGHPCGRPFDAQAFMKRHPQWNWLNGYMRDRPSWPWTRFEVLR
- a CDS encoding TetR/AcrR family transcriptional regulator codes for the protein MKRVRLTREQSRDQTRERLIEAARITFLEKGYATTSVEDIASAAGYTRGAFYSNFEGKPELLIEVLRRDHDRMQADFQAIMDDGGTRTEMEARALAHYSQLFRDDACFPLWAEAKLLAGRDAQFQESFNAFRREKLKWIAAHIEAFFALTGAPLSMPADVLALGLVSLCDGVQSFRMSDPQQVTDDLAESVLATFFSKAILG
- a CDS encoding DUF2795 domain-containing protein, which translates into the protein MTTSEIPGEPIDLQIADVLRAVDYPANKDEIVRVARDAGASNELLAILDGLPEQDYADAASAGRLISANYGPGVSS